In a genomic window of Nodosilinea sp. E11:
- a CDS encoding sacsin N-terminal ATP-binding-like domain-containing protein, whose protein sequence is MAIHGCYHSVRSDINTIKNTLNLTGEEQQERGLMFVLKEIVQNADDCGADRLGFGVSQGLPQANHSLLQGPAIIAVNNGPFHLTDVEGIGAIGLSTKENDSSAVGKFGQGLKTVFLICEAFFYLPGPPGPKVDPGVEPRYMYNPWYVKRNDSPVVSWDSEEFSETDEQYIIAERQKLGLADGFTLWIPLRQRELCRRRNNGRPRAIVPKFLEDDPEWLDREFQGNLANELADLMPLLKCIRRIDLHDGKRLGSIQFRQGSQQCIKSFSQQEEVLPKIKGHIEFSNANLSTNYYGYQKLLNNANLLALKERDDWPTITAIDDWDEEISDKQKAEPHCAVVLQTRASAHKKSQLIIRWAVFLPTEKAPSGDLVEAIPFTSVDGSSQHIVLTLHGFFFLQSDRRQIYSWSRDDNGITQEWNKILAEQGTLRLLLPTLENFAHERSPQSVKVLTQALATSKLYETYQQHICAEGVWLCILNFHEQPSQLQWHFERTKTAQNLLTIPESTFERLPEIFPTLAEICRDRIITFHEWPSLAGSDYRPQSWSPDDIGSLLRGAQRKAVEICVDSDNVEVLCTFLTHALPSQKISIPDVSQPLTELLRNAFVGESFQPADNLRKLVAKLPSQQILGLPNDLPETLYTRLLQLATECLLVPGNLAPSNDLPQLSEQDACELLKTLVSEVSNSEAVEQFVIKIFNQVQSPATESWQQIRQLDLFRVSEIGTDENSPEFRPFDWITLMQRKNRIFSDREGTVLAKSLAAALQQPIFFVHTRIEKHHLQVSNCTISSILGSWLNQTQPPELTQAAENRVPLLQEILKLDLINPQVKQVARYLLHGDSAQLKNVNDNLYPDDHHSDQSLWSRILRHLLGDSHSWKFIGKAFLEILTPLAHGALHIKSADSEGVTGRLQEIINSGIDTGFINWTSFNKEDREGIIHQLPVDLLRRLCIHEPLNWKPGQPLAAINSDSYLEPTSNDFKISPELAEALKITLIRRCDRSYDIAQKQRKVSPPISAREVVERILMRSDRAEHWETIIDALKHSSTECRQILNLKSTRWLPLAVTAKVCAPNEVIYLPKIQNEVKQLCEEFNWLYIPAQCLPQKIQREAEVLFPKRKQAISMLGEMLSLSSASIYHVGEIPLDEFKNSNQWSEAFQALPGIVDVMPAFIVLEKLKDIDLDSASELFSTLAKPIDCERLITIQSALSEAHVTCQKNTLKESILRTYVQYLKISVQHSEWLTIFQQIRLMNKVGEWKSASQLCSKETDFDPRDIVDPELADILPKEQINIVLNSTASEAYSEVKYENAEVSTLEVLKTYFKRWPRQTNNSVGILLKFLGGKNPSEISQMANHYLPEINSILEDLNLQNKNIKDLKNSIESHLFLVNENHENTKEIPSLLGTPFLARLLDETEAESLIVDFQKIVIEGRPQVKLVLRQIIDTHDAISLNRWAKSSLKLIIEKIYKYSVKNFDDFWDKLQESSPPEIEKTQSMLIRYALVSLSNQLGSREGSKIKKVISESFRLDEQIEELKVLWSKYPERKEQYGRQMGKIHESLSSNNRKIQKLIELDQSTQDCFLKGVKERIARATYNTLSIPFEIFQNADDACLELYEMSQHDVSKSFQISLNNSTLRFLHWGRAINQYQYKGNSFREKGYDRDLLKMLLLNFSDKAENVTGKFGLGFKSIFLLTSKPRVISDRLGFDVIGGIYPKQLSEEEFRKTSEHLGDEKSGTLIEGKVSEEEAQPVVEEFMKCAPLLGAFSRWIKDINIRLKQNKWTWSWSEEPVIRASDVFVGKSRNPKAGKSLSALLLGDSTRRCLIELGSSGCVQLSKDYPTFWVTVPTRKKLDLGFVINAPFHLDVGRLRLDLSGSGKSHNEKLAKELGQQFSQALVSLLSLNDEELRTSLDLSREATRLTFWDSIWEILAKSLSNQSSVSDEINLIKDIFWPNNCWSVGLGLARLYTETEYAALPTGLTKPDAFNCLTKITDISWTLDIYLSQNLNVLTKILEWPIFRKGECLIHPGQIISYENLEILKRLGYSNSEKTRKIKELSLSKALSLQFSDAKVSVEASHQVEQLFSKEVIKEFINDSLKEPERMTVEKLLKSLLFMAQDKSWHLSQDLLAVESSDEGSEEYMLSQFLPDSYHLQEDYELGSLAFFYACRGDRGISTEAIGKWILTILANANRSDKHRHCIQYLVSSKNRDDVINHLKTKVSKNTLAHIIQNQSQSEEKYGVSIYSLQDLLSRLSVLDTPSSKSDEEVTHVEIKPTSLPLSPQKSTKILESIFEWWQSRNNTSNSLIKRYESNIYPSRTLGLNTQNCRENDKVTTRRWIELFMISAFHTIGWSKQEDRNSYRRFLELCEQWNWMEVMVDEDSIQVEWIKLLDQYFAVPRIGDRLEYYQYIRYYPAFYAFSKWHKAYRTSLLSVEDDNRYKDRVPNTRRREITLPIEIILNPQVNPMLQGSAIGIDAPPIGSILGIGSTFLIRELVRAEILTNSKMYPYSYVPLKRVRDLLVKIGCDSLKETNNDKAVDRSVQIHRFLVKHLGEERATFNKAFDLPFLMLLAEDAPIQERVLGFRI, encoded by the coding sequence ATGGCTATTCATGGATGCTACCACTCCGTTCGTAGTGACATTAACACCATCAAAAACACACTCAATCTTACAGGGGAAGAACAGCAAGAAAGGGGATTGATGTTCGTTCTGAAAGAGATTGTTCAAAACGCAGATGATTGTGGAGCTGACCGATTAGGCTTTGGTGTGTCACAAGGATTGCCCCAAGCAAACCACTCTTTATTGCAAGGGCCAGCAATCATAGCGGTAAATAATGGCCCCTTTCATCTAACCGATGTAGAAGGCATAGGGGCTATTGGTCTCAGCACTAAAGAAAACGACAGCTCCGCAGTAGGCAAGTTTGGCCAAGGCCTAAAGACTGTATTTCTCATATGCGAAGCATTTTTCTACTTGCCAGGACCTCCAGGACCTAAGGTAGATCCAGGCGTGGAACCCAGGTATATGTACAACCCCTGGTACGTTAAACGGAACGACAGTCCTGTCGTAAGCTGGGACTCAGAAGAATTCTCCGAAACTGACGAACAATACATTATTGCTGAGCGCCAAAAATTGGGTTTGGCAGATGGATTCACTTTGTGGATTCCGCTACGCCAGCGAGAGCTGTGTCGGCGGCGCAATAATGGCAGGCCCAGAGCAATTGTCCCAAAATTTTTAGAAGACGATCCAGAATGGTTGGATCGAGAATTTCAGGGAAATCTGGCGAACGAGCTAGCAGATTTGATGCCCCTTTTGAAGTGTATAAGACGAATTGATCTTCACGATGGGAAAAGACTAGGCAGCATTCAATTTAGACAAGGATCGCAACAGTGCATAAAATCCTTTAGTCAACAAGAAGAGGTTTTGCCAAAGATCAAAGGACATATCGAATTTTCTAATGCAAATCTTTCTACTAACTATTATGGATATCAAAAACTTCTCAATAACGCTAATCTGTTAGCACTTAAAGAAAGAGATGATTGGCCGACGATTACTGCGATAGATGATTGGGACGAAGAAATTTCAGACAAACAGAAAGCAGAACCTCACTGTGCTGTAGTCTTGCAAACAAGAGCATCAGCCCATAAGAAGAGCCAACTCATCATTCGGTGGGCGGTTTTCCTGCCTACTGAAAAGGCACCCAGCGGAGACCTTGTCGAGGCCATACCGTTTACTTCAGTCGATGGTTCCAGCCAACATATTGTGCTGACCTTACACGGATTTTTCTTCTTGCAGAGCGATCGTCGCCAAATTTACAGCTGGTCTAGGGACGATAATGGAATCACTCAGGAATGGAACAAGATTCTCGCTGAACAGGGGACGCTGCGGTTGCTACTACCGACCTTAGAGAACTTTGCCCATGAGCGATCGCCCCAGTCTGTCAAAGTTCTGACTCAAGCCCTGGCAACCTCCAAGTTGTATGAGACATACCAGCAACACATTTGTGCTGAAGGTGTATGGCTCTGCATACTTAACTTCCATGAACAGCCAAGCCAACTACAGTGGCATTTTGAGAGGACCAAAACTGCTCAAAATCTTCTCACCATTCCAGAATCCACTTTCGAGCGACTGCCTGAGATATTCCCCACCCTGGCGGAGATATGCCGCGATCGCATCATCACCTTCCATGAGTGGCCTAGCCTGGCAGGCTCTGACTACCGCCCTCAATCATGGTCTCCAGATGATATTGGTTCGCTGCTCCGGGGCGCACAACGAAAGGCTGTTGAGATCTGCGTAGACAGTGACAACGTTGAAGTCCTCTGCACATTCCTGACCCATGCACTGCCGAGCCAGAAGATTAGTATCCCTGACGTTAGCCAACCACTAACCGAACTTCTCAGGAATGCCTTTGTAGGTGAGTCTTTTCAACCCGCAGACAATCTCAGAAAGCTAGTTGCGAAACTCCCAAGCCAACAAATTCTAGGTTTACCGAACGACCTACCAGAAACGCTCTACACACGTCTGCTACAACTTGCCACAGAGTGTCTACTGGTACCTGGAAACTTAGCCCCTTCAAACGATTTGCCTCAATTGTCGGAGCAGGATGCTTGTGAATTGCTCAAAACCTTAGTATCTGAGGTGAGCAACTCTGAAGCTGTAGAGCAGTTTGTGATCAAAATCTTTAATCAGGTGCAATCACCTGCTACGGAGAGTTGGCAGCAGATCCGACAGCTAGATCTGTTCAGAGTGAGTGAGATTGGCACAGATGAAAACTCGCCAGAATTTAGGCCATTTGACTGGATTACCCTAATGCAGCGCAAGAATCGCATCTTTTCTGACCGGGAGGGAACGGTACTGGCGAAATCACTAGCAGCAGCACTTCAGCAGCCTATCTTCTTTGTGCATACGCGAATTGAAAAGCACCACCTTCAAGTTTCAAACTGCACGATCTCATCTATCTTGGGTTCTTGGCTCAACCAGACTCAGCCTCCAGAACTCACACAAGCCGCAGAAAACCGAGTCCCCCTACTCCAAGAGATTCTGAAGCTCGACCTTATTAATCCACAAGTAAAGCAGGTAGCACGCTATCTTTTACATGGTGATTCAGCACAGCTTAAGAACGTCAACGACAACTTGTATCCAGACGATCATCATTCTGATCAATCACTCTGGTCCAGGATTCTTAGGCATCTATTAGGAGATAGTCACTCCTGGAAATTTATCGGTAAAGCTTTTTTGGAAATCTTGACGCCCCTAGCTCATGGGGCGCTTCATATTAAGTCTGCCGATAGTGAAGGCGTAACGGGCAGACTTCAAGAAATCATAAACTCCGGTATTGATACAGGTTTCATAAATTGGACGAGCTTCAATAAAGAAGATCGCGAAGGTATCATCCATCAATTACCCGTTGATTTGCTCAGACGACTATGCATTCATGAACCCCTGAATTGGAAGCCTGGGCAACCCCTGGCAGCCATTAATAGTGATAGCTATCTAGAACCCACCTCGAATGATTTCAAGATTTCACCAGAACTAGCTGAAGCACTGAAAATCACTTTAATTAGGCGCTGTGATCGCAGTTATGACATTGCACAAAAGCAAAGAAAGGTCAGTCCTCCTATTAGTGCAAGAGAAGTAGTAGAGCGTATACTAATGCGCAGCGATCGGGCGGAGCACTGGGAAACTATTATCGATGCTCTGAAGCATAGCTCTACTGAATGCCGCCAAATACTAAACCTGAAATCTACTCGATGGCTACCCCTGGCAGTAACCGCAAAAGTTTGTGCCCCAAATGAGGTCATCTACCTCCCAAAAATTCAAAACGAAGTAAAACAGCTATGTGAAGAGTTCAACTGGTTATACATTCCTGCTCAATGTTTACCCCAGAAAATCCAAAGAGAGGCGGAAGTTCTCTTCCCAAAACGTAAGCAGGCAATAAGCATGCTAGGTGAGATGTTATCCCTAAGCAGCGCAAGCATCTATCACGTAGGAGAGATCCCGTTAGATGAATTCAAAAATAGCAATCAATGGTCAGAGGCTTTTCAAGCTTTACCAGGAATAGTTGATGTCATGCCTGCCTTCATAGTGTTAGAAAAACTCAAGGATATTGATCTTGATAGTGCTTCTGAGCTGTTCTCAACTCTCGCAAAACCCATAGATTGCGAGAGGTTAATTACGATTCAGAGCGCTCTTTCTGAAGCTCACGTTACTTGTCAGAAAAACACCTTAAAAGAGTCAATACTCAGAACCTATGTTCAATATTTAAAGATTTCCGTACAACATTCTGAATGGTTGACGATTTTTCAGCAGATTCGTCTTATGAATAAGGTTGGCGAATGGAAAAGTGCCAGCCAGCTTTGTTCTAAAGAAACAGATTTCGATCCACGAGACATTGTAGACCCTGAGTTAGCAGATATTCTCCCTAAAGAGCAAATTAATATAGTACTAAATAGTACGGCTAGCGAAGCATATAGCGAAGTCAAATACGAAAATGCGGAAGTAAGTACACTAGAAGTTTTAAAAACATACTTCAAGCGCTGGCCTCGACAAACCAATAATTCTGTTGGAATTTTGCTTAAGTTTTTGGGTGGCAAGAATCCTAGTGAAATCAGCCAGATGGCTAATCACTATCTCCCTGAGATTAATTCAATACTCGAGGATCTAAATCTTCAAAATAAAAATATCAAAGATCTTAAAAATAGCATAGAAAGCCATTTATTTTTAGTTAATGAGAACCATGAAAACACAAAAGAAATTCCAAGCCTTCTTGGGACACCTTTTTTGGCCAGACTTCTTGACGAAACAGAAGCAGAAAGCCTTATTGTTGACTTCCAAAAAATTGTGATAGAAGGCAGGCCGCAAGTCAAGCTTGTACTCAGGCAGATTATAGATACACACGATGCAATCAGCCTGAATAGGTGGGCTAAAAGTAGCTTAAAACTGATCATAGAAAAAATTTATAAATACTCTGTCAAAAATTTTGACGATTTTTGGGACAAGTTACAAGAATCTTCTCCTCCTGAGATTGAGAAGACTCAGAGTATGCTCATCCGATATGCATTAGTGTCCTTAAGCAATCAACTTGGCTCTAGAGAAGGTAGTAAAATTAAAAAGGTTATTAGCGAAAGCTTTAGGCTAGATGAGCAAATAGAGGAATTAAAAGTTCTTTGGTCGAAATACCCAGAGCGGAAAGAACAATATGGCCGCCAGATGGGTAAGATTCATGAGTCTCTAAGTAGTAATAATCGGAAAATTCAAAAACTCATTGAATTAGATCAGAGTACACAAGATTGCTTTTTGAAGGGAGTTAAAGAACGCATAGCAAGAGCAACTTATAATACTTTATCTATACCTTTTGAGATATTTCAAAATGCCGACGATGCTTGTTTAGAACTTTATGAGATGAGCCAGCATGATGTCTCTAAATCTTTCCAAATTAGCTTAAATAATAGCACTCTTAGATTCTTACATTGGGGGAGAGCCATAAACCAGTATCAGTACAAAGGAAACAGCTTTAGAGAGAAAGGCTATGACAGAGACTTGTTAAAAATGCTCCTACTTAACTTTTCTGATAAAGCAGAGAACGTAACAGGAAAATTTGGTCTTGGCTTTAAGAGCATTTTTCTACTCACCTCCAAACCTCGAGTCATTAGTGATCGTCTTGGGTTTGATGTCATTGGAGGCATATATCCAAAGCAGTTATCAGAAGAAGAGTTCAGAAAAACTTCAGAACACTTAGGCGACGAAAAAAGCGGGACTCTAATTGAAGGTAAGGTTTCTGAAGAAGAAGCCCAACCTGTAGTGGAGGAGTTCATGAAATGTGCCCCATTATTGGGTGCTTTTTCTCGTTGGATCAAAGATATCAATATTCGACTTAAGCAAAATAAGTGGACTTGGAGCTGGAGCGAAGAACCTGTCATTAGAGCATCTGATGTATTTGTTGGAAAGAGTAGAAACCCCAAGGCTGGGAAATCTTTATCAGCGCTACTCTTAGGTGACTCAACACGACGATGTCTTATCGAGTTGGGATCGTCAGGTTGTGTCCAATTATCCAAAGATTATCCGACTTTTTGGGTAACTGTTCCAACAAGGAAAAAATTAGACCTTGGATTTGTGATCAATGCACCATTTCATCTTGATGTAGGCCGTTTGAGGCTAGATCTAAGTGGAAGTGGAAAATCACACAATGAGAAGTTAGCTAAAGAGCTTGGTCAACAATTTAGCCAAGCATTAGTTAGTCTCTTATCTCTAAATGACGAGGAGCTCCGTACTTCTCTTGATCTGAGCAGAGAGGCTACGAGGTTAACGTTCTGGGATAGTATTTGGGAGATCCTAGCTAAAAGCCTGAGCAATCAATCCTCTGTGAGTGATGAGATTAATCTTATAAAAGATATATTTTGGCCCAATAATTGTTGGTCAGTCGGCCTCGGTCTTGCTCGCTTATATACAGAAACAGAGTATGCTGCCCTACCAACAGGGCTTACAAAACCAGACGCTTTTAATTGCCTAACAAAGATTACTGATATTAGCTGGACACTGGACATATATTTAAGCCAGAATCTAAATGTTCTGACTAAAATACTGGAATGGCCTATTTTTCGAAAAGGAGAGTGTTTAATTCATCCGGGCCAGATTATCTCGTACGAGAATTTAGAAATTCTAAAAAGACTTGGATATTCGAATTCTGAGAAGACTAGAAAAATTAAAGAGCTGAGTCTTTCCAAAGCTCTTAGCCTTCAATTTAGTGATGCTAAAGTCTCAGTGGAGGCTAGTCATCAGGTCGAGCAACTATTCTCCAAAGAAGTCATAAAAGAATTCATAAATGATTCTCTCAAGGAACCAGAGAGGATGACTGTCGAGAAATTACTAAAAAGCCTGCTTTTCATGGCCCAAGATAAAAGTTGGCATCTATCACAAGATCTTTTGGCTGTTGAAAGCTCTGATGAAGGGTCTGAGGAGTATATGCTGTCTCAGTTTCTTCCTGACTCATATCATCTCCAAGAAGATTATGAACTAGGCTCTCTAGCCTTTTTCTATGCCTGTAGAGGCGACAGGGGCATTTCGACAGAAGCCATAGGTAAATGGATTTTAACCATATTGGCCAATGCAAATAGATCTGACAAGCATAGGCATTGTATTCAGTATTTAGTTTCTAGTAAAAATCGAGATGACGTCATTAATCACCTTAAAACTAAGGTATCGAAAAATACTTTGGCCCACATAATTCAAAACCAGAGTCAATCAGAGGAAAAATATGGCGTATCCATATATTCACTTCAAGATTTATTGTCTCGACTTTCTGTTTTAGATACTCCATCAAGCAAATCAGATGAAGAGGTGACGCATGTAGAGATAAAGCCAACTAGCTTGCCTTTATCTCCACAAAAAAGCACAAAAATTCTAGAGAGTATCTTTGAATGGTGGCAAAGTAGAAATAATACAAGTAACAGCTTGATCAAGCGATATGAGTCTAATATTTATCCGTCTAGAACTCTTGGGCTTAATACTCAGAACTGCCGTGAAAATGACAAAGTAACTACGCGCCGCTGGATCGAACTTTTCATGATATCTGCTTTCCACACCATAGGATGGTCGAAGCAGGAGGATCGAAATAGCTATCGAAGGTTCCTTGAACTCTGCGAACAGTGGAATTGGATGGAAGTCATGGTTGATGAAGATTCTATTCAGGTCGAATGGATTAAATTGCTTGATCAGTATTTTGCAGTTCCTCGAATTGGCGATCGACTTGAATATTATCAATATATTCGATATTATCCAGCTTTCTACGCATTTTCAAAATGGCACAAGGCCTATCGAACTAGTCTTCTTTCAGTAGAAGATGACAACAGGTACAAAGACAGAGTGCCGAATACAAGAAGGCGCGAAATAACTTTGCCTATTGAAATCATCTTAAATCCTCAGGTAAATCCTATGCTACAAGGCAGTGCCATTGGAATTGATGCACCACCAATAGGTAGTATTTTAGGTATTGGGTCTACTTTTTTGATCCGTGAACTTGTGCGAGCTGAAATCTTGACCAACTCTAAGATGTACCCTTACTCCTATGTACCTCTAAAGCGCGTAAGAGATCTTCTGGTTAAAATTGGCTGCGACTCTCTGAAAGAGACTAATAACGATAAGGCTGTGGATAGATCTGTGCAAATCCATAGGTTTTTGGTCAAACACCTTGGAGAAGAGAGAGCGACCTTCAACAAAGCCTTTGACCTTCCATTCCTAATGTTGCTTGCGGAAGATGCACCTATCCAGGAAAGGGTTCTGGGTTTTAGAATATAA
- a CDS encoding DEAD/DEAH box helicase, giving the protein MSFEAGDYISHSLFGLGEVILDRGETVIVRFQQGIQECESSTITPLASLAQTIESGTWQAPLPVILRGLAATIDSLNDRWSVFSRSRVKLLPHQLWVCRKVLERWPFRWLIADDVGLGKTVEAGLILWPLISRRVVQRVLILAPASLVEQWVLRLREMFDLRFTPYTAEADTPRSGFWETHNQVVASLQTLRDDRRGRHDRLLSSPEWDLIIVDEAHHLNADQATGTTLSFRLLQKLSDYQKVQSIIFFTGTPHRGKDYGFLSLLKLLRPDLIDSEKQPLETYLPALRDIMIRNNKQNVTDLTGQLLFYGVSTEVVTYHYSSAETEFYNTLTQFILAGLAYSSSLGGFEGRAVNLVLTSLQKLASSSVAAIRSALRNRLQNLRSRREELGKLQSVRQQIKALLNPEDTADCSDDDIAALDERIVELSFRLSLTENEEEYLETLVSLADSVTAETRIQRILDLLDNRFADRSVLFFTEYKATQSLLMTALIQRYGENAVTFINGDSEARNINGETLRCPRERAVNLFNSGKARFLVSTEAAGEGVDLQQSCYTLIHVDIPWNPMRLHQRVGRLYRYGQTQSVEVITLRNPDTIEADIWAKLEEKMQRIQMALSGVMEEREDLFPMVLGMTSPSIWTEIFSQAPTVPKETLSSWFDTKTKRFGGKDALNTVRGLVGHCASFDYHDIASQLLNINLPALQPFFTGILTFNHRQAKISEEGLAFRTPEAWSGIGIKANYSGLMFDRNFVGPDADQKIVGVGSPLLECALEQARALEASVALLPNSLLPSPLILFSITDRVTESSGSIRTVIVGVDFGKPPRLRQDYEIIHLLNSLMQPSLKRAEPPDDAFMSTSALQAWLKEGEKLITDNAEILDLPFRVPDINPLILLCPEISNKHC; this is encoded by the coding sequence ATGTCGTTTGAAGCAGGTGATTACATTAGCCACAGTCTTTTTGGGCTAGGCGAAGTAATTCTTGACCGGGGTGAAACGGTCATTGTCCGCTTTCAGCAAGGCATTCAGGAGTGTGAGTCTAGTACCATTACCCCTTTAGCCTCTCTAGCGCAGACCATTGAATCAGGTACTTGGCAAGCGCCACTACCCGTTATCCTGCGCGGATTAGCCGCTACCATAGACTCTCTTAATGATCGCTGGAGCGTCTTTTCTCGTTCTAGGGTTAAGCTGCTACCCCACCAACTCTGGGTTTGTCGCAAAGTTCTAGAGCGCTGGCCTTTTCGCTGGCTCATTGCCGATGACGTAGGCCTAGGCAAAACAGTCGAAGCTGGGTTGATCCTATGGCCACTTATTTCCCGGAGAGTTGTACAGCGGGTCTTAATTCTGGCTCCAGCGTCTTTAGTCGAGCAGTGGGTACTTCGGCTACGAGAGATGTTTGACCTGCGATTCACCCCCTACACCGCAGAAGCTGATACACCTCGCAGCGGTTTTTGGGAGACCCATAACCAAGTAGTAGCCTCTTTGCAAACCCTTCGAGACGATCGACGGGGTCGCCATGATCGACTGCTTTCTTCACCAGAGTGGGATCTAATCATTGTTGACGAAGCTCACCACCTCAACGCCGATCAGGCTACTGGCACGACCCTTAGCTTCCGCCTCTTGCAAAAACTGAGCGACTACCAAAAAGTCCAGTCCATCATCTTTTTTACTGGCACCCCTCACCGGGGAAAAGATTACGGCTTTCTATCATTGCTCAAACTACTCCGCCCCGATCTTATTGATAGTGAAAAACAACCTCTAGAAACCTACTTGCCAGCCCTGCGCGACATCATGATTCGCAACAATAAACAGAATGTGACCGACCTGACAGGGCAACTACTGTTTTATGGGGTTAGCACTGAAGTGGTCACCTATCACTATTCCTCCGCTGAAACGGAGTTTTATAACACCCTCACTCAGTTTATCTTAGCTGGATTAGCCTACTCTTCCTCCCTTGGTGGCTTTGAGGGCAGAGCTGTCAACTTAGTGCTTACATCGCTTCAAAAATTAGCATCTAGTTCAGTAGCAGCTATTCGGTCAGCCCTGCGAAATCGGCTGCAAAATCTGCGATCGCGCCGTGAAGAACTGGGCAAATTACAATCTGTACGTCAACAAATTAAAGCCCTGCTCAATCCAGAAGATACAGCCGATTGTTCGGACGATGATATTGCAGCCTTAGACGAGCGAATTGTCGAGCTTTCTTTTAGGCTTTCTCTAACCGAGAACGAAGAAGAGTATTTGGAAACACTTGTTAGCCTTGCAGATTCTGTGACAGCAGAGACTCGCATTCAGCGAATTCTAGATTTGCTAGACAATCGTTTTGCTGACAGATCAGTTCTATTTTTCACAGAGTATAAGGCAACTCAGTCCCTTCTAATGACTGCTCTCATCCAACGCTATGGAGAAAATGCCGTCACCTTCATTAACGGCGATAGCGAAGCTCGAAACATCAATGGAGAAACTTTACGATGCCCTCGCGAGAGAGCCGTTAATCTCTTTAATTCTGGTAAAGCCAGATTTCTGGTCTCCACAGAAGCAGCTGGTGAGGGAGTCGATTTGCAGCAAAGTTGCTACACCCTAATCCATGTTGACATTCCCTGGAATCCAATGCGCCTTCATCAGAGGGTTGGCAGGCTCTATCGCTATGGTCAAACTCAATCAGTTGAAGTAATTACCCTTCGCAATCCTGACACGATAGAGGCTGATATTTGGGCCAAGCTTGAAGAGAAAATGCAGCGCATCCAGATGGCTCTCAGCGGAGTCATGGAAGAAAGAGAAGATCTCTTTCCCATGGTTCTTGGCATGACTTCTCCTTCTATTTGGACAGAGATTTTTTCCCAGGCTCCGACTGTACCAAAAGAAACACTCAGCTCTTGGTTTGATACCAAAACAAAACGCTTCGGTGGCAAAGATGCTTTAAATACAGTACGAGGACTGGTAGGGCACTGTGCAAGTTTTGACTACCACGATATTGCTAGCCAATTGCTCAATATAAATTTGCCAGCCTTGCAGCCTTTCTTCACGGGAATACTAACTTTTAATCATCGCCAGGCAAAAATATCAGAGGAAGGCTTAGCTTTTCGCACTCCAGAAGCTTGGTCTGGCATCGGCATAAAGGCCAACTATAGCGGACTCATGTTTGACCGTAATTTTGTCGGCCCCGATGCCGACCAGAAAATTGTTGGAGTTGGTAGTCCATTGTTAGAGTGTGCTCTAGAACAGGCAAGGGCGCTTGAAGCCTCTGTTGCACTACTGCCAAACAGTCTTCTGCCTAGCCCACTTATATTATTCAGTATCACTGATCGTGTAACTGAAAGCAGTGGCTCAATTCGTACCGTCATTGTTGGAGTTGATTTTGGAAAGCCTCCTCGGCTGCGTCAAGATTACGAAATCATCCATCTTCTTAATTCTCTTATGCAGCCATCTTTGAAGCGTGCTGAGCCTCCAGACGACGCTTTTATGTCAACTTCAGCCCTTCAAGCTTGGCTAAAGGAAGGTGAAAAATTAATAACCGATAATGCTGAAATTTTAGATTTACCCTTTCGCGTGCCAGATATCAATCCTCTGATACTGCTTTGCCCTGAGATTTCAAATAAACATTGCTAA